From Deltaproteobacteria bacterium, a single genomic window includes:
- a CDS encoding sensor histidine kinase, which produces MTDQVKPSSLIRERDIHAVVSELKREITGHQHTATAPTLSRERIKQLSKRSLSMLEADRRTISKELHDSIGTSLAAIKFSLEEKESMRKENNGHLDESLDQEITYLFNIIKETKRISAHLRPTTLDDLGLMATIEWYLRQFKQMYGKIRIEYTPEIGEGDISEDVKIILYRIIQEGLTNAEKHSQADIVRLRLRYSEDHRSICLKIEDNGLGFDVAEVLSDKDPLSGYGLFAMQERCQIYGGSFHIDSEPGQGTVVTAILPA; this is translated from the coding sequence GTGACAGACCAGGTGAAACCATCCTCGCTCATTAGAGAGAGAGACATCCATGCTGTTGTTTCCGAACTGAAAAGGGAAATCACCGGTCATCAGCATACCGCCACAGCACCGACCCTTTCCCGTGAACGAATAAAACAGCTTTCCAAACGAAGTCTGAGTATGTTGGAGGCAGACCGTAGAACAATTTCCAAGGAACTCCATGACAGCATCGGTACCAGCCTGGCGGCTATCAAGTTCAGTCTCGAAGAAAAGGAATCGATGCGAAAGGAGAATAACGGCCACTTGGATGAGTCCCTGGATCAGGAGATCACCTATCTTTTCAATATTATTAAAGAAACCAAACGTATTTCAGCTCATTTGCGGCCCACCACCCTGGATGATCTGGGACTGATGGCGACCATCGAATGGTACCTGCGCCAGTTCAAACAAATGTATGGAAAGATCCGCATTGAGTATACACCAGAAATCGGGGAAGGGGATATATCCGAAGATGTGAAAATTATCCTTTACCGTATCATCCAGGAAGGGCTCACTAATGCCGAGAAACACAGTCAGGCAGATATCGTCAGGTTACGCTTGCGATATAGCGAGGACCATCGTTCCATCTGTCTCAAAATTGAAGACAACGGTCTTGGTTTCGATGTTGCCGAGGTATTATCTGATAAGGATCCGCTCAGCGGTTACGGCCTCTTTGCCATGCAGGAACGCTGCCAAATATACGGCGGTAGCTTCCATATCGACTCTGAACCAGGTCAGGGAACCGTAGTCACTGCCATTCTTCCTGCCTGA
- the preA gene encoding NAD-dependent dihydropyrimidine dehydrogenase subunit PreA, giving the protein MSNQSIDLSIEFCGKTFKNPFLLSSSPVSNSAEMVARSFEAGWAGVVFKTLNSDRLPIIHPSPRMNAFHYGAKRVVGVQNVEQISDRPLKDNLADFLYLKKHYPDHVLISSIMGFSNDEWAYLAKVAEDNGADMLELNFSCPHMCIEGSGHHVGQAFDLIEKFTTTVKNTVSIPVIAKMTPNITDMKEPALHAKNGGADAISAINTVSGISEIGLDDLVPKPNIFGIGAVSGTSGPAIKPIGLHFIADMAQCMDLALPLSGIGGIETWIDALEYILLGASTIQVTTGIMHYGYRIVEDMIEGLSDFMAQRGVGKVSELVGKALPNLKTTDHFDLARQGITQYDLEKCIGCGQCYIVCNDAAGQALEWDAAQRRPTLIEDKCLSCMICSFVCPVPGLITFKEMPATWRRKETQVMDKSLESEITLEPFTKEGPNECTC; this is encoded by the coding sequence ATGTCCAATCAATCCATAGATCTTTCCATCGAATTTTGCGGAAAAACCTTTAAAAATCCGTTTCTGCTTTCCTCGTCTCCGGTGTCCAACAGCGCCGAGATGGTGGCACGGTCGTTTGAAGCCGGCTGGGCCGGGGTGGTCTTCAAAACCTTGAATTCGGATCGTCTGCCCATCATCCACCCCTCTCCGAGAATGAACGCTTTTCACTACGGGGCCAAAAGAGTGGTGGGGGTTCAGAACGTCGAGCAGATATCCGACCGGCCGCTGAAGGACAACCTGGCGGACTTTCTTTACCTGAAAAAACACTATCCGGATCATGTGCTCATTTCCAGCATCATGGGTTTTTCCAACGACGAGTGGGCCTATCTGGCCAAAGTGGCCGAGGACAACGGCGCCGACATGCTGGAGCTCAATTTTTCATGCCCCCACATGTGCATCGAGGGAAGCGGCCACCACGTGGGCCAGGCGTTCGACCTGATTGAAAAATTCACGACAACGGTCAAGAACACCGTTTCCATACCGGTCATCGCCAAGATGACGCCCAACATCACCGACATGAAGGAGCCCGCCCTGCACGCCAAAAACGGCGGGGCCGACGCCATATCGGCCATCAACACGGTGAGCGGCATTTCCGAAATCGGCCTGGATGACCTGGTCCCCAAGCCCAATATTTTCGGTATCGGCGCCGTCAGCGGCACCTCCGGCCCGGCCATCAAGCCCATCGGTCTGCATTTCATCGCCGACATGGCCCAGTGCATGGACCTGGCCCTGCCGCTTTCCGGAATCGGCGGCATCGAAACCTGGATAGACGCTCTGGAATACATCCTGCTGGGGGCGTCGACGATCCAGGTGACCACCGGGATCATGCACTACGGGTACAGGATTGTCGAGGATATGATCGAGGGATTGTCCGACTTCATGGCCCAGCGAGGGGTCGGCAAGGTCAGCGAGTTGGTGGGCAAGGCGCTGCCGAACCTGAAAACCACGGATCATTTCGACCTGGCGCGCCAGGGCATTACCCAGTACGATCTCGAAAAGTGCATTGGCTGCGGGCAATGCTACATCGTTTGCAACGATGCCGCCGGCCAGGCCCTCGAGTGGGATGCCGCGCAGCGCCGGCCGACCTTGATCGAAGACAAGTGCCTCAGTTGCATGATTTGCAGCTTCGTGTGTCCGGTGCCGGGACTGATCACTTTCAAGGAGATGCCCGCAACGTGGCGCCGCAAGGAAACCCAGGTGATGGACAAGAGCCTGGAGAGTGAGATAACGCTAGAACCTTTTACCAAGGAGGGACCCAATGAGTGTACTTGTTAA
- the gtfA gene encoding sucrose phosphorylase, protein MPIKNGVQLITYPDSLGRNLPELHYTLKKYLHDAISGIHLLPFYPSSADRGFSPITYEKVDPHFGSWTDIDRIGREYDLIIDFMVNHISRQSIYFQDYLKNGSRSPYADMFLSFDKLAPNGNVTQEDLEKVYTRKPSPPYMTIERADGTKEKIWSTFDNEQIDLDWQSPVTRKIMRKFLIQLAGGNIGMIRLDAFAYTTIKIGTRSFFLEPDVWELLDWLDDCVSPFQVEILPEVHEHYSYQIKMSEKGYWVYDFALPMLVIHTLYHHSNKCLINWLHICPRKQITTLDTHDGIGIVDVHELMSQDEIHRTLQELYDKGSNAKRHYNNAKYNNLDIYQMNTTYYSALECNDDSYICARIIQFFAPGIPQVYYVGLLAGKNDIELVEKTKSGRNINRHNYGVDEIDLEMKKPIVKRLIRLMQFRNNYPAFDGEFHVEDSPENQVVLKWNNGVFHAKARIDLDNYDNQVVYYDNETHHNKTVTF, encoded by the coding sequence ATGCCAATAAAAAATGGTGTCCAACTAATCACCTATCCGGACAGTCTGGGACGAAATCTACCCGAACTGCACTATACACTGAAAAAATATCTTCATGACGCCATCAGCGGTATTCACCTGCTGCCCTTTTATCCTTCCTCCGCAGACAGGGGATTCTCGCCGATCACTTACGAAAAGGTCGACCCACATTTCGGATCCTGGACCGATATTGATAGAATTGGCCGGGAATACGACCTAATCATCGACTTCATGGTGAATCACATTTCAAGGCAATCGATTTATTTCCAGGACTATCTGAAAAATGGATCACGGTCACCCTATGCAGATATGTTCTTAAGCTTCGACAAACTAGCCCCCAATGGGAATGTCACCCAGGAGGACCTTGAAAAGGTTTATACACGCAAGCCAAGCCCGCCCTATATGACTATTGAGCGTGCCGACGGCACCAAAGAGAAGATATGGTCGACCTTTGATAACGAGCAAATCGACTTGGACTGGCAATCACCCGTTACCAGAAAGATCATGCGCAAATTCTTAATTCAGCTAGCCGGCGGGAACATTGGCATGATCCGCTTGGATGCATTCGCTTACACTACCATAAAGATTGGAACGCGCAGTTTTTTCTTGGAACCCGATGTTTGGGAGCTGCTTGATTGGTTAGACGACTGTGTTTCTCCCTTTCAAGTCGAGATCCTGCCGGAGGTTCACGAGCACTATTCCTATCAGATCAAAATGAGTGAAAAAGGTTACTGGGTTTACGATTTTGCCCTGCCCATGCTTGTGATTCACACGCTTTACCACCACAGCAACAAGTGCTTGATAAACTGGTTGCACATATGTCCTCGAAAACAGATCACCACTTTAGATACCCACGATGGAATTGGTATCGTTGATGTCCATGAATTGATGTCCCAGGATGAAATCCATCGCACGTTGCAAGAGTTGTACGACAAGGGTTCCAACGCCAAGCGCCACTACAATAATGCCAAATACAACAATTTAGACATATACCAGATGAACACAACCTACTACTCAGCTCTCGAATGCAATGATGATTCATACATTTGTGCGAGAATCATTCAATTTTTTGCCCCCGGCATACCCCAGGTATATTACGTGGGGTTACTGGCCGGAAAAAACGACATTGAATTGGTCGAAAAAACCAAATCCGGCCGTAACATTAACCGGCATAATTACGGGGTGGACGAAATTGATCTTGAAATGAAAAAGCCAATCGTAAAAAGGCTGATACGTCTAATGCAGTTTAGAAACAACTACCCCGCGTTCGATGGCGAGTTTCATGTAGAGGACTCTCCCGAAAATCAAGTCGTGCTAAAATGGAATAACGGTGTTTTCCACGCCAAAGCGAGAATTGACCTCGACAACTACGACAATCAAGTCGTGTATTATGATAACGAGACCCACCACAATAAAACAGTTACGTTTTGA
- a CDS encoding acyltransferase produces MSRIVKCAHIQASNAKHDGSPADIKAAMIEKHIPLIEEAGEKGVNILCLQEIFYGPYFCAEQDTKWYATAETVPGPTTDRLAEYAKTYNMVMVIPVYEMALDGVYYNTAAVVDADGKYLGKFRKVQIPHTWPGFWEKFYFKPGNLGFPVFQTAYAKIGIFICYDRHFPECARVLALNGAEILFNPSATTAGKSQYLWELEQPAQAVANGVFIGANNRVGLEKPWEFGRFYGSSYFVDPRGEIMVRGSEDKDEVVIADLDLELIREVRDGWQFFRDRRPEMYTEICQQLP; encoded by the coding sequence ATGTCAAGAATCGTCAAATGCGCCCACATCCAAGCCTCCAACGCCAAACACGATGGCAGCCCTGCGGACATCAAGGCGGCCATGATCGAAAAACACATCCCGCTTATCGAGGAAGCCGGTGAGAAAGGGGTCAACATCCTCTGCCTGCAGGAAATATTCTACGGCCCCTATTTCTGCGCCGAACAGGACACCAAGTGGTATGCCACGGCCGAAACGGTTCCCGGGCCCACCACCGACAGGTTGGCCGAATATGCCAAAACGTACAACATGGTGATGGTCATTCCGGTATACGAAATGGCCTTGGATGGCGTGTACTACAATACCGCCGCCGTAGTGGATGCCGACGGTAAATACCTGGGCAAGTTCAGGAAGGTTCAGATACCGCACACCTGGCCCGGCTTCTGGGAAAAGTTCTATTTCAAGCCCGGCAACCTCGGATTCCCGGTGTTTCAGACCGCTTACGCTAAAATCGGCATATTCATCTGCTATGACCGCCATTTTCCCGAATGCGCCCGTGTCCTGGCCCTCAACGGCGCTGAAATCCTGTTTAACCCCTCGGCGACCACCGCGGGAAAATCCCAGTACCTCTGGGAACTGGAGCAACCGGCCCAAGCCGTGGCCAACGGGGTCTTTATCGGTGCCAACAATCGGGTCGGGCTTGAAAAACCATGGGAATTCGGCCGCTTTTACGGCTCCAGCTACTTTGTCGACCCGCGCGGCGAGATTATGGTCAGAGGCAGCGAGGACAAGGACGAGGTGGTGATCGCGGATCTGGATCTGGAGTTGATTCGCGAAGTCAGGGACGGATGGCAATTCTTCCGGGACCGACGGCCGGAAATGTACACGGAAATCTGTCAGCAATTGCCATAA
- a CDS encoding amidinotransferase: MKTEFTRAIVRKPGPNFADGLTTSDLGRPDFDLMNTQHDAYVRMLRELGLAVTVLPPETGFPDAHFVEDTAVVTPDIAVITNPGAPARQGEEKTVEAALAGYRTLARIEPPGTLDGGDVLMVGSHFFIGISERTNRSGAEQLGGVLSRYGNTWMPVSVGDGLHLKSGVNIVGPNTLLLTETFARMDAFAAYEKILLDPDESYAGNSLLINGHLIVPQGFPRTQAKLESLGIPLHVLDVSEVRKMDGGLTCLSLRF; this comes from the coding sequence ATGAAAACCGAATTCACGCGTGCCATCGTCAGAAAGCCCGGCCCCAATTTCGCAGACGGCCTGACAACATCGGACCTGGGCAGGCCGGACTTCGATCTGATGAATACCCAGCACGATGCCTACGTACGCATGCTGAGGGAATTGGGCCTGGCGGTCACCGTCCTGCCGCCTGAAACCGGGTTTCCGGACGCCCACTTCGTAGAGGATACCGCGGTGGTGACTCCCGACATCGCCGTGATCACCAACCCCGGAGCGCCGGCCCGGCAGGGTGAAGAAAAGACCGTCGAAGCGGCGCTCGCGGGTTATCGCACCCTCGCACGGATCGAGCCTCCCGGGACTCTGGACGGCGGAGATGTACTCATGGTAGGCTCGCACTTTTTTATCGGCATTTCGGAAAGAACCAACCGTTCCGGGGCGGAACAGCTGGGCGGCGTTCTGAGCCGCTACGGCAACACCTGGATGCCGGTGTCGGTGGGCGACGGCCTGCACCTCAAGTCGGGCGTGAACATCGTTGGCCCCAACACGCTTCTCCTGACGGAGACGTTCGCCCGTATGGATGCGTTTGCCGCGTATGAGAAAATTCTGCTCGATCCGGATGAATCGTACGCGGGCAACAGCCTGTTGATCAACGGGCATCTGATCGTGCCCCAGGGCTTTCCGCGAACGCAGGCCAAACTCGAATCTTTGGGCATCCCCCTCCACGTGCTGGATGTGAGTGAAGTCCGCAAGATGGACGGCGGGTTGACGTGTCTGTCCCTCCGCTTTTAA
- the hydA gene encoding dihydropyrimidinase — translation MSVLVKGGTIVTSTGRYVADVYAEGDKIKTIGKDLDQPADEVVDASGKYVLPGAIDPHTHISMPFMGTSAQDDYETGTVAAACGGVTTVVDFDLQQKGESLLEAIERKQSWAAGKVAVDYSLHPAVMDPRPEVIAEVKKAVLDYGTPSFKIFMVYDFRVDDATMIKLLEETKKYGGLVQVHAENVYIIQHMNEVLEKEGKLAPYYHAVSRPNIAEEEAIARAAKMVELTGSRIYIVHLSSKEGLAKVREARDRGVDVFAETCPQYLLMDEERYKEPDFAGAKYVMSPPLRTTESLEALWGGLNSGDLQVVATDHCPFDFKGKKDMFGKDDYKKIPNGAPGIETLLMLMHSEGVVKGRISLERMVDLVSTGTARMFGLKDKGEIKVGKDADLVVFDPEQKFTITQEKLHQNVDYTPYEGMEMTGMPSIVYSRGKKVAEWQNDRVAFVGEVGRGRFVKREPFEGF, via the coding sequence ATGAGTGTACTTGTTAAAGGAGGTACCATCGTAACCTCTACCGGGCGTTATGTCGCCGATGTTTATGCCGAAGGTGACAAGATCAAAACCATCGGCAAGGACCTCGATCAACCCGCGGACGAAGTGGTGGATGCATCGGGAAAATATGTTTTGCCGGGGGCCATCGATCCCCACACTCACATTTCCATGCCGTTCATGGGCACCAGCGCCCAGGATGATTATGAAACCGGAACCGTTGCGGCGGCCTGTGGCGGTGTGACCACGGTGGTGGACTTCGACCTCCAGCAGAAGGGGGAATCCCTGCTCGAGGCCATCGAGAGAAAACAGTCCTGGGCGGCGGGAAAGGTCGCCGTGGACTACTCTTTGCACCCGGCGGTCATGGATCCCCGACCGGAAGTGATTGCCGAGGTGAAAAAAGCGGTGCTGGATTACGGGACGCCCAGTTTCAAGATATTCATGGTGTATGATTTCAGGGTGGATGATGCCACCATGATCAAGTTGCTGGAGGAAACCAAAAAATACGGCGGCCTGGTACAGGTCCACGCCGAGAACGTTTACATCATCCAGCACATGAACGAGGTTCTGGAAAAAGAGGGCAAACTGGCCCCCTATTACCATGCCGTCAGCCGGCCCAACATCGCCGAAGAAGAGGCCATCGCCAGGGCCGCAAAAATGGTGGAACTGACAGGGTCGCGCATTTACATCGTCCACCTGTCCTCCAAAGAGGGCCTTGCCAAGGTGCGGGAAGCCCGCGACAGGGGCGTCGATGTGTTTGCGGAAACCTGTCCGCAGTACCTTCTGATGGATGAAGAGCGCTACAAGGAGCCCGACTTTGCCGGCGCCAAATACGTGATGTCACCGCCGCTCAGGACCACCGAAAGCCTCGAGGCCCTGTGGGGCGGTTTGAACAGCGGGGACCTGCAGGTGGTGGCGACGGATCACTGCCCCTTTGATTTTAAAGGGAAGAAGGACATGTTCGGCAAGGACGACTACAAAAAAATACCCAATGGTGCGCCGGGAATCGAGACCCTGCTGATGCTCATGCATTCGGAGGGTGTAGTCAAGGGGCGCATCAGCCTCGAACGCATGGTGGACCTCGTCTCCACCGGGACGGCGCGCATGTTCGGCCTCAAGGACAAGGGGGAGATAAAGGTGGGCAAGGATGCCGATCTGGTGGTTTTCGACCCGGAGCAGAAGTTCACCATAACCCAGGAGAAGCTGCATCAGAATGTGGACTACACCCCCTATGAGGGAATGGAGATGACCGGAATGCCCTCTATCGTCTATTCCCGGGGAAAAAAGGTTGCCGAGTGGCAGAACGATCGTGTGGCGTTCGTCGGCGAGGTCGGCCGCGGCCGTTTCGTGAAACGCGAGCCCTTTGAAGGCTTCTAA
- a CDS encoding response regulator transcription factor, which produces MEQKQTLIIVEDHQLFRDGLKSMLNKRADIQIVGEAEDGIEAVKLIRKLKPDMVLLDLSMPKMGGISVLKDVKRELPDTHILLLTIHESDQHVLEAFEAGADGYCIKDSSRQELMLAIDSVLQGKTYISPGISNQVMEGFLSSQKKLKKKSRWQSVTQREREVLKLVAEGCTNIEIGELLHISVKTVEKHRANLIGKLDLHNVAQLTAYAIQKGLVETPK; this is translated from the coding sequence ATGGAACAAAAACAAACACTGATAATAGTCGAGGACCATCAGCTCTTTCGTGATGGTCTCAAATCGATGCTCAACAAACGTGCGGACATTCAGATTGTAGGCGAAGCTGAAGACGGTATCGAAGCTGTAAAGCTGATTCGAAAGTTAAAACCGGATATGGTCTTGCTGGATCTATCCATGCCTAAAATGGGGGGAATTTCTGTGTTGAAAGATGTCAAACGCGAATTGCCGGACACGCACATCCTCCTGTTGACCATTCATGAATCCGATCAGCATGTTCTGGAGGCCTTCGAAGCAGGCGCTGATGGCTATTGCATCAAGGATTCCAGCCGCCAGGAGTTAATGCTGGCAATCGACAGTGTTTTACAAGGGAAAACATATATCAGCCCGGGTATTTCAAATCAGGTTATGGAGGGCTTTTTATCAAGTCAGAAAAAACTGAAAAAGAAGTCACGCTGGCAGAGCGTTACGCAGCGTGAACGCGAAGTTTTAAAACTGGTGGCAGAAGGCTGCACCAACATTGAAATCGGAGAACTTCTGCACATCAGTGTCAAAACCGTTGAGAAACACCGCGCCAACCTGATCGGCAAACTCGATTTACACAATGTTGCCCAACTAACGGCCTATGCCATCCAAAAAGGTCTGGTCGAGACCCCGAAATAA
- a CDS encoding response regulator, with the protein MPNRQNVWIIDPCKIFGQLLAKMIQKKYPRADITQIERLDQANSCLEAAPPNLVFIDSSIAFASCIATIKTIRRKLPKTQIVVVAVDDCEEYEQAILNAGADFFFSKNYSSYQRLVEFIEKNNPTANTT; encoded by the coding sequence ATGCCAAACCGCCAAAACGTGTGGATTATCGATCCTTGCAAAATCTTTGGCCAACTGTTGGCCAAGATGATTCAGAAAAAATACCCGCGAGCTGATATTACCCAAATAGAGCGCCTCGATCAGGCAAACAGCTGTCTGGAAGCCGCCCCACCGAATCTCGTATTCATTGACAGTTCCATCGCTTTCGCAAGTTGTATTGCGACGATCAAAACGATCAGACGCAAGCTGCCCAAAACCCAAATTGTGGTGGTTGCGGTGGATGATTGCGAAGAATACGAGCAAGCCATCCTCAATGCCGGTGCGGACTTTTTTTTCTCAAAGAATTATTCAAGTTATCAGCGTTTGGTCGAGTTTATCGAAAAAAACAATCCAACAGCCAATACGACATAA
- a CDS encoding NAD(P)-dependent oxidoreductase — protein MSYLEKFSKMKEGFDLGQAIAEADRCLLCHDAPCSKGCPAETDPATFIRKLRFRNVVGAVRTVKTNNVLGGACGVLCPTAELCEKECSATGIGKPIAIGKIQRFLIEHARNTGITVLEKGDARPEKVAVVGSGPAGLSCAAELAKEGYPVTVFEARPEPGGVLRYGVVSYRFDMDFLAGEMEDIKKLGVEFKCSAPIDAENGAEDLLEKGYRAVFLAPGLWDAVRLKDGGADVEGLYSSVAYLQGLRDGSIDAYARKIENKTVAVVGGGSVAMDCVGSAIRLGARDVYLVYRRSYTQMPAEEDEKMDALQEGVHFLLLNQPVDIVADDNGRVTGLKLVRTALGEADASGRRAPVNIEGSEWVLAADLVIEAIGNKADEASPAWYPNVDLDAKKLIRVDAGTGKTSVAGIFAGGDIVRGPALVVKAVQDGKVAARSISAYLNETSI, from the coding sequence GTGAGTTACCTGGAAAAGTTCAGCAAAATGAAAGAAGGGTTCGACCTGGGGCAGGCCATCGCCGAGGCAGACCGCTGTCTGCTATGCCATGACGCACCGTGTTCCAAGGGATGCCCCGCGGAAACCGATCCGGCAACTTTCATCAGGAAGCTGCGATTCCGCAATGTGGTTGGTGCTGTCCGCACCGTAAAAACCAACAATGTTTTGGGAGGGGCCTGTGGGGTATTATGCCCGACCGCCGAGCTGTGTGAAAAGGAGTGCAGCGCGACAGGTATCGGGAAGCCCATCGCCATCGGCAAAATTCAACGCTTCCTGATCGAGCATGCCCGGAATACGGGTATCACCGTGCTCGAAAAGGGGGACGCGCGACCGGAAAAAGTGGCGGTCGTAGGGTCGGGTCCGGCTGGGCTGAGTTGCGCCGCCGAACTGGCCAAAGAAGGCTACCCGGTCACGGTTTTCGAAGCGCGCCCGGAGCCGGGGGGCGTCCTGCGCTACGGGGTGGTATCCTACCGGTTTGACATGGATTTCCTGGCCGGCGAGATGGAGGACATTAAAAAACTGGGCGTCGAGTTCAAGTGCTCGGCTCCGATAGATGCGGAGAACGGGGCTGAAGACCTTCTCGAGAAAGGCTACCGGGCCGTTTTCCTGGCACCGGGTTTGTGGGATGCCGTGCGTCTCAAAGACGGCGGTGCGGATGTGGAGGGCCTATACAGTTCGGTGGCCTACCTCCAAGGGCTGCGCGACGGGAGCATCGATGCATACGCCCGCAAAATCGAAAACAAGACCGTGGCGGTGGTCGGCGGCGGCTCCGTGGCCATGGACTGTGTGGGATCGGCCATCCGGCTGGGCGCCAGGGATGTTTATCTCGTTTACCGGCGCTCCTATACCCAGATGCCGGCCGAAGAGGATGAAAAGATGGATGCGCTTCAGGAAGGCGTTCACTTTCTGCTGTTGAACCAGCCCGTGGATATCGTGGCGGACGACAACGGACGCGTTACAGGCCTCAAACTCGTCCGCACGGCCCTGGGGGAAGCGGACGCGTCCGGGCGGCGGGCACCGGTCAACATCGAGGGATCCGAATGGGTCCTGGCGGCCGACCTGGTCATCGAAGCGATCGGCAACAAGGCCGACGAAGCCTCACCGGCTTGGTACCCCAACGTCGATTTGGACGCTAAAAAGTTGATCCGGGTCGATGCCGGTACCGGCAAGACCTCGGTGGCGGGTATCTTTGCCGGCGGCGACATCGTCAGGGGGCCCGCCCTGGTGGTCAAAGCCGTCCAGGACGGAAAGGTGGCGGCAAGGTCCATTAGCGCTTACTTGAACGAGACCTCAATTTAG
- a CDS encoding DMT family transporter, producing the protein MNSQLPYFALAIAAGFCLPTQAGINSRLNLWTQSPILAAAISFAVGTAALVIYAVVLRVPVPSLSGAGQHPWWVWSGGFLGAFLVAATVVLAPRLSAGTMVALIIAGQMLTSIVLDHFGLVGYPVHAVNGLRIVGVALLVGGVVLISTN; encoded by the coding sequence ATGAACTCACAGCTACCCTATTTCGCTCTGGCCATCGCAGCAGGATTCTGTCTGCCAACGCAGGCGGGCATCAACTCCCGGCTTAACCTCTGGACCCAATCCCCGATTCTGGCGGCAGCCATTTCCTTTGCCGTTGGAACGGCCGCCCTTGTCATCTACGCCGTCGTATTGCGCGTGCCCGTACCCAGCCTCTCCGGTGCGGGCCAACACCCATGGTGGGTCTGGTCGGGTGGATTTCTGGGCGCTTTTCTGGTCGCTGCCACGGTTGTCCTGGCCCCCCGGTTGAGTGCCGGCACCATGGTTGCGCTGATCATAGCCGGCCAGATGTTGACCTCCATCGTGCTCGATCATTTCGGATTGGTAGGCTACCCCGTCCACGCGGTAAACGGCCTGCGGATCGTGGGGGTCGCCCTGCTGGTGGGAGGCGTGGTGCTGATCAGTACGAACTAA